A single genomic interval of Lacrimispora sphenoides JCM 1415 harbors:
- a CDS encoding DUF2634 domain-containing protein, with amino-acid sequence MIPVAGNILEQDFKVVHMPSKTFRLDMEKKRVIGMADGLEAVRQAVFCILNTERFDWLIYSWNYGMELKGLFGKSAGLVKAKIKKRIKEALQQDDRIQSVDTFSFESNGRILHVKFTVHTILGEFEVEKEVDI; translated from the coding sequence ATGATTCCGGTGGCAGGTAATATTTTAGAGCAGGATTTTAAGGTTGTTCATATGCCGTCAAAGACTTTTCGACTGGATATGGAAAAGAAGCGTGTGATTGGAATGGCAGATGGTCTGGAGGCGGTAAGGCAAGCGGTTTTCTGTATTCTTAATACAGAGCGGTTTGATTGGCTGATATACAGTTGGAATTACGGCATGGAGCTTAAAGGTTTATTCGGAAAGTCGGCAGGGCTGGTAAAAGCAAAGATCAAAAAGAGAATTAAAGAAGCATTACAGCAGGATGACAGGATTCAAAGCGTTGACACGTTTTCCTTTGAAAGCAATGGGAGGATACTCCATGTAAAGTTTACAGTTCATACCATTTTGGGTGAATTTGAGGTAGAGAAGGAGGTGGATATATAA
- a CDS encoding helix-turn-helix domain-containing protein → MEIGQIIKRRREELGISQEELALKAGYKSRSSINKIEVDGRGLPQSKIIAIANALRTTPAYLMGWESDTASAFDYISGRFGEYAGEMIENFHRLNEKGQKEALKRVREMVHIPEYVKSQSPVNIFNTDSRTYLEPVAAHERTDIEVTEEMKKHDDAFFDE, encoded by the coding sequence GTGGAAATAGGACAGATTATTAAAAGGAGACGGGAAGAGCTTGGGATCTCGCAGGAAGAATTGGCGTTAAAGGCCGGCTATAAATCCCGTTCTTCCATTAATAAAATCGAGGTAGACGGAAGAGGGCTTCCCCAGTCAAAGATCATAGCAATTGCCAATGCTTTGAGGACAACCCCAGCCTATCTCATGGGTTGGGAAAGCGATACTGCTTCCGCTTTTGACTATATCAGCGGACGTTTCGGGGAATATGCCGGAGAAATGATTGAGAATTTTCACCGTTTAAATGAGAAAGGGCAGAAAGAAGCCCTAAAACGTGTCAGAGAAATGGTTCATATCCCCGAATACGTAAAAAGCCAAAGCCCGGTTAATATTTTTAATACTGACAGCAGAACCTACCTGGAACCGGTTGCAGCCCATGAACGGACCGACATTGAGGTGACAGAAGAAATGAAGAAGCACGATGATGCCTTTTTTGATGAATAA
- a CDS encoding tyrosine-type recombinase/integrase: MIEQILEKVINAMMPHLDGGQMEQLHNALYINFHGVEVKEECYEVTETGIDGDAMKVKMFVASKKAVNRQDNTLKQYTTEICKMLDFLGKRIEDITAMDLRYYYGVMREQHGIKMTTMQTRLHYLSSFWDFLTTEELVTSNPVKRVGILKLAKTIKKPFSQEEMEALRINCTELRDRAIMEFLYSTGVRVSELASLNVCDIEMGRQELIVFGKGSKERKVYLTDNAKFYLKRYLKERMKEEEITEEELENKPLFTTLDQPHARLTVAGVQYMLRELGRRAGVKKVHPHRFRRTIATDLLNKGMPVEQVSKLLGHEKLDTTMIYCTVQEENVKESHRKFA, from the coding sequence ATGATAGAACAGATACTGGAGAAAGTGATCAATGCCATGATGCCACACCTAGATGGCGGGCAGATGGAGCAGCTGCACAATGCATTGTATATCAATTTTCATGGCGTTGAGGTTAAGGAAGAATGTTACGAGGTGACAGAAACGGGCATTGATGGTGACGCCATGAAAGTGAAAATGTTTGTGGCCAGCAAGAAAGCAGTTAACCGGCAGGATAATACCTTAAAGCAGTATACAACGGAAATCTGTAAGATGCTGGATTTTTTAGGAAAGAGGATTGAGGACATTACAGCCATGGATTTGCGTTATTATTACGGGGTCATGAGGGAGCAACACGGCATCAAAATGACCACCATGCAGACAAGGCTGCATTATTTATCTAGCTTCTGGGATTTCCTTACCACAGAAGAGCTTGTGACCAGTAACCCGGTTAAGCGTGTCGGAATCCTGAAGCTAGCCAAGACCATTAAAAAACCGTTTTCCCAGGAAGAAATGGAAGCACTTAGGATTAATTGTACGGAACTGAGGGATCGTGCAATTATGGAGTTTTTATACAGTACAGGTGTCAGGGTATCAGAGTTGGCGTCACTGAATGTTTGTGATATTGAAATGGGGAGGCAGGAGTTGATTGTATTTGGTAAGGGAAGTAAGGAAAGAAAGGTTTATCTGACGGATAATGCCAAGTTTTACTTGAAGCGTTACCTTAAAGAGCGTATGAAGGAGGAGGAAATAACCGAAGAAGAATTGGAAAATAAGCCTTTATTTACTACATTGGATCAGCCACACGCTCGCCTGACAGTTGCCGGAGTTCAGTATATGCTTCGGGAGCTTGGACGACGTGCGGGTGTGAAGAAGGTTCATCCGCATCGGTTCCGTAGAACTATAGCAACAGATTTGTTAAATAAAGGGATGCCGGTGGAGCAAGTGTCAAAGCTTCTGGGGCATGAAAAACTAGATACTACAATGATTTACTGTACGGTTCAGGAAGAAAATGTCAAGGAATCACACCGAAAGTTTGCATAA
- a CDS encoding putative phage tail protein: MIREVDLLSYIPDFIKEYEEMRAVQELIQPEIQRLEDETEVVFNNQFISSSDSKSIKRYEKMLLIQSLPDDTLTDRRFMVLSKWNRMIPYTKVTLRQKLSILCGEDGFTLKIDPKKVITVRVALKSKRNFYEVKEMLEEFVPCNMVIDLDLLYNQHSLLCEFTHKQLAAWSHRQIRNEVLINGK, from the coding sequence TTGATTCGAGAAGTTGATTTACTGTCCTATATTCCTGACTTTATTAAGGAATATGAAGAAATGAGAGCCGTACAGGAGCTGATCCAACCGGAGATACAGAGGTTGGAGGATGAAACAGAGGTTGTGTTTAACAATCAGTTCATTTCAAGCTCCGACAGTAAAAGTATTAAACGTTACGAAAAAATGCTGCTTATCCAGTCTTTGCCTGATGATACGCTGACTGACAGACGCTTTATGGTGTTATCAAAATGGAATCGAATGATTCCATATACAAAGGTAACGTTAAGGCAAAAACTCTCTATATTATGCGGGGAGGATGGTTTTACGTTGAAAATTGATCCGAAAAAGGTTATTACTGTTAGGGTGGCATTAAAGAGTAAACGGAATTTTTATGAAGTGAAGGAAATGCTGGAGGAATTTGTACCTTGCAATATGGTCATAGACTTGGACCTGCTTTATAATCAACACAGTTTGCTCTGTGAATTTACTCATAAACAATTAGCAGCCTGGAGTCACAGGCAGATAAGAAATGAGGTGCTTATCAATGGGAAATGA
- a CDS encoding phage tail sheath N-terminal beta-sandwich domain-containing protein translates to MLGGGNFTIQNKVFPGAYINFVSTASAGASMGNRGVAAIPMVLEWGPEKEIFEVTSEDFQKRCKEIFGYAMDDAAMLPVRELFRNMTKGIFYRLNTGTHGANEYGTAKYSGNRGNNLMTIIAKNVDNNSKFDVKTLFAGREVDRQTVAEAKELMDNSYVIFKKDAELAETAGLPFTGGANGADVTGEDYAEFLDKMESASFQILCCPSADGKGKSFVYSIYKTYEG, encoded by the coding sequence ATGTTAGGTGGAGGAAATTTTACAATTCAAAACAAAGTATTTCCTGGTGCATATATCAATTTTGTAAGTACTGCTTCGGCAGGCGCATCCATGGGAAACAGGGGGGTGGCAGCAATCCCTATGGTTCTTGAATGGGGACCGGAGAAAGAGATATTTGAGGTTACATCAGAGGATTTCCAGAAAAGGTGTAAAGAAATTTTTGGCTATGCAATGGACGATGCGGCTATGCTTCCGGTCAGAGAGCTTTTCCGAAATATGACGAAGGGAATTTTTTACCGCTTGAATACAGGGACACATGGGGCAAACGAATATGGCACGGCAAAATACTCTGGTAACAGAGGAAATAATCTGATGACCATTATTGCGAAAAATGTTGATAATAATTCAAAATTTGATGTGAAGACCCTGTTTGCAGGAAGAGAAGTTGATCGCCAGACAGTTGCAGAGGCAAAAGAGCTGATGGATAACAGTTACGTCATATTTAAAAAGGATGCCGAACTGGCAGAAACGGCAGGACTTCCCTTTACAGGAGGTGCCAATGGTGCTGATGTGACAGGAGAGGATTATGCAGAATTCCTGGATAAGATGGAGAGTGCTTCCTTCCAGATTCTTTGCTGTCCTTCTGCTGACGGTAAGGGTAAAAGCTTTGTTTACAGCATTTACAAAACGTATGAGGGATGA
- a CDS encoding phage tail sheath subtilisin-like domain-containing protein — protein sequence MRDEAGVKFQTVLHQYSKADYEGVISVENEAKESATGLVYWVAGAEAACPVNKTIENKVYDGEYTVKASHTQAQLADAIRAGKLMLHSVGSEIRILTDSNTLVTYTEEKGEDFSNNQTVRVLDQIGNDVASLFHTRYLGKISNDDAGRVSLWNDIVTYGNSWRY from the coding sequence ATGAGGGATGAAGCTGGTGTGAAGTTCCAGACTGTATTACACCAGTATTCCAAGGCTGATTACGAGGGTGTCATCTCCGTTGAGAATGAAGCGAAAGAATCAGCTACAGGCCTTGTTTATTGGGTTGCTGGCGCAGAAGCCGCATGCCCTGTCAACAAGACCATTGAAAATAAAGTTTATGACGGGGAGTATACCGTTAAGGCTTCCCATACCCAGGCTCAGCTTGCTGATGCAATAAGGGCAGGTAAACTTATGCTTCACAGTGTAGGAAGTGAAATCAGGATTCTGACTGACAGTAATACTTTGGTTACTTATACAGAGGAAAAAGGGGAAGATTTCTCTAACAACCAGACAGTCCGCGTTCTGGACCAGATTGGAAATGACGTTGCTTCTCTTTTCCATACACGTTACCTGGGTAAGATTTCAAATGACGATGCAGGACGGGTAAGTCTTTGGAATGACATTGTTACATATGGAAACAGCTGGCGGTATTAA
- a CDS encoding phage tail tape measure protein, whose amino-acid sequence MTGQTGDSLEQLTRAGLLLKDTFGYGLADSIRTAGVLQERFGATGAQSLDLIVQATQAGLDKNGKLLDSINEYSSQFKNLGFEGAEMFNMLINGAQNGEVSVSTLGEAVKEFSLRAVGGGKDAQEGFSALGLNAGRMTEAFGSGGETAKQAFQQTIAALSSMEDPVSRNIAGMKLFGSAWRELGSEGIMALSNLDGSVELSTEHLEELNNIKYNDAASALSSLAKTVNMGLAGPIGSTVDNITKAINSFTNGLKGNVGEISGIFGAIGFVAGVVGRAFAEIWPVIEPVLWGIIAALIVYNATMKEGWIEIIKNAAALVWETTCNWAAAAAAFASKLAHEGLNAALATCPINFIIMAIIILIALFYAGVAAVNKFAGTSYSATGIICGAFAVAAAFIANILMGILEIGLGVIEYYYNGWVAFANFFGNLFHDPVASVIHLFADLGDRVLGVIQKIAQGLDFIFGTHMADTVKGWRDNLSNLADELADKYGNGTYEVKAEKLDIDQVLAGLNWSPERLNYSDNYHKWYESGKGIEDNAKGGFDKIKGFFGGRSSQSDLPGTTDSIAQSTGDTAMNTAAMADSMDIMDEELKYMRDAAEQEIINRFTLAELKLDVNNNNTIKNVADIDEMYRRLGDATSEILASAAEGVNI is encoded by the coding sequence ATGACTGGTCAGACAGGTGATAGCCTGGAGCAGCTTACAAGAGCAGGATTGCTCCTTAAAGACACCTTTGGTTACGGCCTGGCAGACAGTATCCGCACTGCAGGAGTGCTGCAGGAGCGGTTTGGGGCTACCGGTGCCCAGTCATTAGACTTAATCGTACAGGCAACCCAGGCTGGACTTGATAAAAATGGAAAACTGCTTGATTCGATCAATGAATACTCTTCTCAGTTTAAAAACTTGGGCTTTGAAGGGGCAGAAATGTTTAACATGCTGATTAATGGAGCGCAGAATGGAGAGGTTTCAGTCAGTACTTTAGGTGAGGCTGTAAAGGAATTTTCATTAAGGGCTGTTGGCGGAGGAAAGGACGCTCAGGAAGGTTTTTCAGCTTTGGGGCTTAATGCTGGCAGGATGACCGAGGCATTCGGAAGTGGTGGTGAAACGGCAAAGCAGGCATTCCAGCAGACCATCGCCGCTTTAAGCAGTATGGAAGATCCCGTCAGTAGGAATATAGCAGGAATGAAACTGTTTGGCAGTGCCTGGAGAGAGCTTGGCAGTGAAGGAATCATGGCATTGTCTAACTTGGATGGGTCCGTAGAACTGTCAACGGAACACCTTGAAGAATTAAATAACATAAAATACAACGATGCAGCCAGCGCACTGAGCTCTTTGGCAAAGACGGTAAATATGGGACTTGCCGGTCCCATAGGCAGTACAGTTGACAATATAACCAAAGCGATCAACAGCTTCACAAACGGGCTTAAAGGAAATGTTGGTGAAATCAGCGGGATTTTTGGTGCCATTGGATTTGTAGCAGGAGTTGTGGGGAGAGCTTTTGCAGAAATATGGCCTGTGATTGAGCCTGTTCTATGGGGAATTATTGCGGCTTTGATTGTTTACAATGCGACCATGAAGGAAGGGTGGATTGAGATAATAAAGAATGCGGCTGCTTTGGTGTGGGAGACAACTTGCAATTGGGCTGCAGCAGCAGCTGCTTTTGCATCAAAATTAGCTCACGAAGGGTTAAATGCAGCATTAGCTACCTGCCCTATTAATTTTATAATTATGGCAATTATCATATTAATAGCGCTTTTTTATGCAGGTGTAGCTGCTGTTAATAAATTTGCCGGAACCTCTTACAGTGCAACCGGGATAATATGCGGTGCTTTCGCGGTAGCCGCTGCATTTATAGCCAATATACTAATGGGGATCCTGGAAATTGGTTTAGGAGTCATTGAATATTATTATAATGGCTGGGTAGCTTTTGCAAACTTTTTCGGAAATCTGTTTCATGATCCGGTAGCTTCGGTGATACACTTATTTGCAGATTTAGGCGATAGAGTTCTTGGTGTTATACAAAAAATAGCACAGGGCCTGGATTTTATATTTGGTACACATATGGCAGATACTGTGAAAGGCTGGCGGGATAATTTATCGAATCTTGCCGATGAGCTTGCTGATAAATATGGAAATGGAACATATGAAGTCAAAGCTGAAAAACTGGATATAGATCAAGTGTTAGCTGGTCTCAACTGGTCTCCGGAGCGATTGAATTATAGTGATAACTATCATAAGTGGTATGAGTCTGGAAAAGGTATTGAAGATAACGCAAAGGGAGGCTTTGATAAGATAAAAGGTTTCTTCGGAGGACGGTCCTCACAATCAGACTTGCCCGGAACAACTGACAGTATTGCCCAGAGTACCGGAGATACTGCCATGAATACAGCAGCCATGGCAGACTCAATGGATATCATGGATGAGGAATTAAAATATATGCGAGATGCTGCAGAACAGGAAATCATCAACCGGTTCACTCTTGCGGAACTGAAGTTAGATGTAAATAACAACAATACCATAAAGAATGTGGCTGATATTGATGAAATGTACCGCAGACTCGGGGATGCTACCAGCGAAATTCTTGCTTCAGCTGCGGAAGGAGTGAATATATAA
- a CDS encoding hydrolase: MEAHLYIQNGQTVYEPVVKGAITWETQRRGQPGKCSFTLIPDRCLQIEEGNALRLDVDKKPVFFGFIFERNWSSNGEVKVTAYDQLRYLKNKDTYNYTDLTAGEVIQMIANDYHLETGELQDTGDRISRKEKDKTLFDIILNNLDLAMIHTKNLFTFYDDAGKLTLKNMENMKLDIMIDDKTAQDYDYKVSIDSNTYNQIKLYCDNNDTKQREIYMTKHTENINKWGILQKDESIDQGVDGQAIAETYLTLYNRPSRILSIKDAFGDIRVRAGCLIPVFLDIKDMGVKNYLVIESAAHKIDEGVHTMDLTLRGAKISG, encoded by the coding sequence ATGGAAGCACATTTATATATCCAGAACGGTCAGACCGTATATGAGCCGGTGGTGAAAGGGGCTATTACCTGGGAAACACAGCGAAGAGGGCAGCCTGGAAAGTGCTCTTTCACCCTAATCCCAGACAGGTGCCTCCAGATTGAGGAGGGCAATGCCCTCCGTCTGGATGTGGATAAAAAACCTGTTTTCTTCGGATTTATTTTTGAGCGTAACTGGAGCAGCAACGGAGAGGTGAAGGTTACCGCTTATGATCAGCTTAGGTATCTGAAAAATAAAGATACCTATAATTACACGGATTTAACTGCCGGAGAAGTGATCCAGATGATAGCCAATGATTATCACTTGGAAACGGGAGAATTACAGGATACGGGTGATAGAATATCCAGAAAAGAAAAGGATAAAACGTTGTTTGATATTATCTTAAACAACTTGGATCTTGCAATGATACATACGAAAAATCTGTTTACCTTTTATGACGATGCAGGAAAGCTCACCCTAAAAAATATGGAGAACATGAAGCTTGACATTATGATTGATGACAAGACAGCTCAGGATTATGACTATAAGGTAAGCATTGACAGTAATACTTACAATCAGATCAAGCTGTATTGCGATAATAATGATACAAAACAAAGAGAAATCTATATGACTAAACACACCGAAAATATCAACAAGTGGGGGATTCTGCAGAAAGACGAGTCCATCGATCAAGGGGTAGACGGCCAGGCGATTGCAGAAACATATTTGACTTTATACAACCGCCCCTCCCGGATCCTGTCCATCAAAGACGCCTTTGGAGATATCCGGGTACGTGCAGGTTGTCTGATTCCGGTATTTCTGGATATAAAGGATATGGGAGTAAAAAACTATCTGGTGATCGAGTCTGCAGCCCATAAGATTGATGAGGGGGTGCATACCATGGATTTAACATTGAGAGGGGCGAAAATCAGTGGCTGA
- a CDS encoding phage tail terminator family protein, whose translation MYNEIMDGVIKRLEEFFPEARIDTSPFGEGISEPYFEVGLLETFEKPVNGQRYFRSISMYVTYNCQNSVQPSRDRNLVLDVLMDKLEYITLENGSLIRGSSRKGKSEGEALNFLVDYQVYILKNGESEEFMEDIKLK comes from the coding sequence ATGTATAACGAAATCATGGATGGAGTTATCAAACGGTTGGAAGAGTTTTTTCCGGAAGCCAGGATCGATACAAGCCCTTTTGGGGAAGGGATTTCTGAACCTTATTTTGAAGTCGGACTTTTAGAGACGTTTGAAAAGCCAGTGAACGGGCAGCGTTATTTCCGCAGCATAAGCATGTATGTAACGTATAACTGCCAGAATTCAGTACAGCCCTCAAGGGACAGGAATCTTGTTCTGGATGTTCTTATGGATAAACTGGAATACATTACTCTGGAAAACGGCTCTTTGATAAGAGGCAGCAGCAGAAAGGGTAAAAGCGAAGGGGAGGCCCTAAACTTCCTGGTGGATTATCAGGTCTACATTTTAAAAAACGGGGAGTCGGAAGAATTCATGGAAGATATTAAATTAAAATGA
- a CDS encoding baseplate J/gp47 family protein, with protein MYENMTYEVILKRMLDRVPKGLDKREGSLIYTALTAAAAEMQIMYIEFDTILNETFADTASRENLIRRAGERGLQPKEATRAVLKAVATPDTAAISIGDRFRLGLNYYVISGSMGGGIYQITCEAAGTNGNHQFGRLIPLLNIPGLTAMEMTELLIPGEDDEETEVFRKVYFDSFHEKPFSGNRKDYKDKTNGIPGVGATKITRAWNGGSTVKLTILDSNFNKASDLLVQTVQETIDPEQSGGGDGLAPIDHIVTVDTAKEVKIQINSTLEFDNNYPYKVLLEQIESAVDAYLGELRASWEGLGDHGCIVRISQLESRILGIQGIYDISSTRINGAAENLELNKYQIPIYGGIEIDSRS; from the coding sequence ATGTATGAAAATATGACGTATGAAGTTATTTTGAAACGAATGTTGGATCGGGTTCCCAAGGGATTGGATAAAAGGGAGGGATCTCTGATTTATACGGCGCTAACTGCAGCGGCGGCAGAAATGCAGATCATGTACATAGAATTTGATACAATTTTAAACGAAACCTTTGCAGATACTGCATCCAGAGAAAATTTAATTCGTAGAGCAGGAGAGCGGGGATTGCAGCCAAAAGAAGCAACCAGAGCTGTTTTAAAAGCGGTAGCGACCCCTGATACAGCCGCGATTTCAATTGGTGACCGTTTCCGTCTGGGGCTTAACTATTATGTGATTTCGGGCAGCATGGGCGGAGGAATCTATCAGATTACATGCGAAGCTGCCGGAACTAATGGGAATCACCAGTTTGGCCGATTGATTCCGTTATTGAATATTCCGGGACTGACAGCTATGGAAATGACAGAACTGCTAATTCCTGGAGAAGACGATGAGGAGACGGAGGTGTTCCGAAAAGTTTATTTTGATTCTTTTCATGAGAAACCTTTTAGCGGAAACCGAAAGGACTACAAGGATAAAACCAATGGCATTCCGGGAGTTGGAGCAACGAAAATAACCAGGGCATGGAATGGTGGTTCTACTGTTAAATTAACAATACTGGATTCTAACTTTAACAAGGCTTCCGATCTTTTAGTACAAACTGTTCAGGAAACAATTGATCCTGAGCAAAGTGGAGGCGGAGATGGTCTTGCACCGATTGATCATATTGTAACCGTGGATACTGCCAAGGAAGTGAAGATACAGATTAACAGTACTCTGGAATTTGATAACAACTATCCTTATAAGGTTTTACTGGAACAGATAGAGAGTGCGGTTGATGCTTATTTGGGAGAACTAAGAGCTTCATGGGAAGGTCTTGGAGATCATGGGTGTATTGTAAGAATCTCACAACTGGAATCAAGAATTTTGGGAATCCAGGGTATTTATGATATCAGCAGCACACGTATAAATGGAGCAGCAGAGAATCTGGAATTAAATAAGTACCAGATTCCAATATATGGGGGGATTGAAATTGATTCGAGAAGTTGA
- a CDS encoding LysM peptidoglycan-binding domain-containing protein, which yields MAYEVYIDDMLLPLPPEKIPVKYNGQNKTVNLINGEEINLVKPFGLAEISIDVIIPQMDYPSAIWDGSINGSEDFLEKLQELREGQNPFEFTVIRQGMGGNSLFDTSMDVILEDYKVTDDVSEGLDLIVSLTMKEYKNYGTKIMNFTIVEEKQEIESVQQEEERHGEPAQVKNYTVAKGDCLWSIAKKQLGNGNRWQEIHNLNRDKITNPNVIYPGQVLTMP from the coding sequence ATGGCATATGAAGTTTACATTGACGATATGCTTCTTCCGCTGCCACCGGAAAAAATACCCGTAAAGTATAACGGACAGAATAAGACGGTGAACCTGATTAACGGCGAAGAAATTAATCTGGTCAAACCATTTGGTCTTGCGGAAATAAGCATTGATGTGATTATTCCCCAGATGGATTATCCCAGTGCAATTTGGGATGGAAGCATTAACGGGTCAGAGGATTTTCTGGAAAAGCTCCAGGAGTTAAGGGAGGGCCAAAACCCCTTTGAATTTACCGTTATCCGGCAAGGGATGGGGGGGAACAGTCTTTTTGATACCAGTATGGATGTAATTCTGGAAGATTATAAGGTTACAGATGATGTAAGTGAAGGACTCGACCTTATCGTTTCCCTCACAATGAAGGAATATAAAAATTATGGAACTAAAATTATGAATTTTACTATTGTTGAAGAGAAGCAGGAAATAGAGTCTGTGCAGCAGGAAGAGGAACGTCATGGAGAGCCGGCGCAGGTAAAGAATTACACAGTCGCAAAGGGAGACTGTCTATGGTCCATAGCAAAAAAACAGCTTGGCAATGGGAACCGGTGGCAGGAAATCCATAATCTAAACCGGGACAAGATAACAAATCCAAATGTTATTTATCCAGGGCAGGTTCTCACCATGCCATAG
- a CDS encoding phage holin family protein, which translates to MKHTLCVLIGIIGNIITTLFGGWDTAIGTLILFMTIDFSSGLAVAGIFHNSQKTKTGTLESKAGWKGLCRKCMTILFVLIAHRLDLSLGTSYIRDTVIIGFMANELISIVENAGLMGLPLPAAIVKAIDILNKKSQTSQ; encoded by the coding sequence ATGAAGCACACACTATGTGTCTTGATCGGAATCATTGGCAATATCATCACAACCCTTTTTGGTGGCTGGGACACTGCGATCGGTACCCTGATCTTATTCATGACCATCGATTTTTCCTCCGGCCTAGCTGTAGCCGGAATATTCCACAACAGCCAGAAGACAAAAACAGGTACTCTTGAATCAAAAGCAGGCTGGAAAGGCCTATGCAGAAAATGCATGACCATACTATTTGTATTAATCGCCCACCGACTAGACTTATCCCTAGGAACCTCCTACATACGAGATACGGTCATCATCGGTTTTATGGCAAACGAGCTCATATCTATAGTAGAAAATGCAGGCCTTATGGGCCTTCCTCTTCCAGCGGCTATTGTTAAAGCCATAGATATTTTAAACAAAAAATCACAAACATCACAATAA
- a CDS encoding phage tail tube protein — MTNEDPASRVGRQTVILKDCNLNGGIITKFDATGEYLEDEFEFTFESWEMPERFSNLAGMQ; from the coding sequence GTGACCAATGAGGACCCTGCTTCCAGGGTAGGCCGTCAGACTGTGATTTTAAAGGATTGCAACTTAAATGGAGGAATTATCACCAAATTTGATGCAACAGGAGAATACTTAGAAGATGAGTTTGAATTCACATTTGAAAGCTGGGAGATGCCTGAAAGATTCAGCAATCTTGCGGGAATGCAGTAA
- a CDS encoding DUF2577 domain-containing protein: MADVEWIENIKRIVIQAIEAGDPCDVIPGTVIKENPMEIQIDQKTILSNLQVILPKQFTDHAEVMNIPGMGEVSVTIKNGLKAGQRILLLQKRGGQQYVVIGMW; encoded by the coding sequence GTGGCTGATGTAGAGTGGATTGAAAATATTAAACGGATTGTAATTCAGGCTATTGAAGCTGGAGATCCATGTGATGTAATTCCAGGAACTGTAATAAAGGAAAATCCAATGGAAATACAAATTGACCAAAAAACAATCCTGTCCAATTTACAGGTTATTTTGCCGAAGCAATTCACTGATCATGCGGAGGTGATGAATATTCCGGGAATGGGAGAGGTGTCTGTAACCATAAAAAATGGATTAAAAGCAGGTCAAAGGATTCTTCTGCTTCAGAAGAGAGGCGGACAACAGTATGTAGTGATAGGTATGTGGTAA